A window of Chlorobium phaeobacteroides DSM 266 genomic DNA:
AGTTACAATCAGTGATATTGTTTTTCGCAGAAATTCAGAGGGTTTTTCAAAACCGGTCTATGGCATTGAGCTCGGAGGACCACAGGTTGGAAGAGGCTGCGGCGGCAGAGGAATTATTTCAGGTTTCGACGTGCTGGAAAAACTCGGAATTTTCGAATGGAACATCGACGTAATCCTCATGGACTTTCTCGGAGATGTTGTATGTGGAGGATTTGCAACGCCTCTTGCCCGTTCGCTGAGCGAAGAGGTCATTCTGGTCACAAGCAACGACCGGCAATCCATCTTTACGGCAAATAACATCTGCCAGGCAAATAACTACTTTAAAACAGTCGGCGGGCAGTCCCGTCTTCTCGGGCTCATCGTCAACAGGGATGACGGCAGCGGCATGGCGGAAAAATATGCCAGAGAAGCCGGAATAACCGTTCTTATGAAAGTTCCTTATGATTCCGAAGCACGCGACAGGGACGACAGTTTTAACTTCGCCATAAACCTGCCTGAAATCCGGGAGAAATTCCGCATGCTTGCCGAAGATATTCTTGAAAATCGCATTCGCCCCTGTGAAGCAAAAGGGCTTGACTTTCAGCAGTTTGTAGGACTTTTCGGACAGGTGAGTGAAGATGCGCCGATACCGGCAACAGAAGAAGAGCTCTTTGGGAATAACCGTGCCATGAAAAACGATAAAGAGTCAACCCGCAGCGAAACCGATGAAGAACGAAAATTGGAAGAATGCATCGCAAAACTTCCGGAGGAAGAACAGGCGATCTATCGTATGGTGGAATTTCAGAAAAGAAGTATAGCCGACATCGCCAATCTTACCGCTCTCGAAGAAAAAAATGTCCGGGAACTGCTTGCAAG
This region includes:
- a CDS encoding chlorophyllide a reductase iron protein subunit X — its product is MPARTIAIYGKGGIGKSFTTTNLTATFAMMNKTVLQLGCDPKHDSTTSLFGGISLPTVTEVFAKKNSQNKQVTISDIVFRRNSEGFSKPVYGIELGGPQVGRGCGGRGIISGFDVLEKLGIFEWNIDVILMDFLGDVVCGGFATPLARSLSEEVILVTSNDRQSIFTANNICQANNYFKTVGGQSRLLGLIVNRDDGSGMAEKYAREAGITVLMKVPYDSEARDRDDSFNFAINLPEIREKFRMLAEDILENRIRPCEAKGLDFQQFVGLFGQVSEDAPIPATEEELFGNNRAMKNDKESTRSETDEERKLEECIAKLPEEEQAIYRMVEFQKRSIADIANLTALEEKNVRELLASARTQLKKFFFEN